The Microbulbifer sp. YPW1 genome contains a region encoding:
- a CDS encoding TonB-dependent receptor produces MAKEESFSGKCFKKSILVTAVAAASYMGMAHAQESAIAESDQALEEVVVTGTRATIQTTIDIKRNSTTIVDGMSANEIGDLPALSIGEALENVTGASSHRENGGATEISIRGMGPYLSATTINGRAASNGSGDRSVNFSQFPSELMNKIAIYKTQDASLIEGGVAGLIALETLKPLEYGEQRFQIDAKANINPNQANLDDPMAGDMGFRGSASYVDQFEFDNGMAFGVSLGFEKSDISQPESEMRSSSPSGSSRFACLYDPNNTNEGFFRASAGDCEDQIDGSSNQGYQTAVDPETGKAESDDTRYAFAPSSNGYRQNDTSDERDAVFVALQFQPNDKTDINFDLQQSERVQSEQRHDLNFANQKRTTPGVTAENLVFTDTGTVLEWAGETAIESNSETYARTEDYLGYGLNVSYDFTDNLTVSADYSFSETTRDEKQILLRTQSDNSNIFGDSTAAGYRPLVYWDMDSEIRQYTITDFDVNDHSLFSDEYRIRVDNDVDRRNSNEAFRTDFDLRLDGNFITAVRGGLRFSEQEYVDLGSARDTYEIDRGDDESEAALLAINEACAIAFPESDFMNAESDGSLITTVDENGNVIGRTSEWATFDTNCVADMVLNHLGESFAYPELDEKSANLTDVTETTTAAYVMADFFSSLAGTPVHGNVGVRVVQTEVESVGYRIPYTIITNSDGTYAMEEVEGADLERVSAGGDYTEFLPSFNLVADVRDDLLVRGAVYRGLSRPDPADLGYKRAFDTNGSDDIVDVADLLDGVSGDGNPNMKPLTSWNFDTAIEWYPNDDTMLAFGVYHKRFQGGFETAQVTETFEVDGQTIPAQFNITRTDEDTSALTGFEMTATHRFSYLPGYLSGLGAKASYNYADSDFEFEDSLYGDSVVLNEAGEVVSENIGIIAPGNIPGFSENVFSGQLYYQIGDLDTSLIYKYRSEYFQPYTSNGTRLRYVGDVGVWEMKASYRVSDNVRVSLEAINLFDEPKKQYFYTRDNLGELNSYGPRVFLGLKAKF; encoded by the coding sequence TGTAGACGGCATGTCCGCCAACGAGATCGGTGACCTTCCCGCTCTGTCGATCGGCGAAGCACTGGAAAACGTAACCGGCGCTTCCTCCCACCGTGAAAACGGCGGTGCCACCGAAATTTCCATCCGTGGCATGGGCCCTTACCTGAGCGCGACGACGATTAATGGTCGTGCAGCTTCCAATGGCAGTGGTGACCGCTCGGTGAACTTCTCCCAGTTTCCATCCGAGCTGATGAATAAGATCGCAATTTACAAGACCCAGGATGCCAGCCTGATTGAAGGCGGCGTTGCAGGCCTGATCGCATTGGAAACACTGAAGCCGCTGGAATACGGCGAGCAGCGCTTCCAGATTGATGCCAAGGCCAATATCAACCCGAACCAGGCCAACCTGGATGACCCGATGGCCGGAGATATGGGCTTCCGTGGCAGCGCCAGCTATGTAGACCAGTTCGAGTTCGATAACGGCATGGCATTCGGTGTTTCTCTCGGCTTCGAGAAGAGCGACATCTCCCAGCCAGAATCCGAGATGCGCTCTTCCAGCCCTAGCGGCTCATCCCGCTTTGCGTGTCTGTATGATCCGAACAACACCAACGAAGGCTTCTTCCGTGCCTCTGCCGGTGACTGTGAAGATCAAATCGATGGCTCCAGCAATCAGGGTTACCAGACCGCTGTAGATCCAGAAACAGGCAAGGCTGAAAGTGACGACACCCGGTATGCGTTCGCACCAAGCTCCAACGGCTACCGCCAGAACGACACCTCGGACGAGCGCGATGCTGTATTTGTTGCTCTGCAGTTCCAGCCCAATGACAAGACCGATATCAACTTCGACCTGCAGCAGTCAGAGCGTGTTCAGTCTGAACAGCGCCATGACCTGAACTTTGCAAACCAGAAGCGTACAACTCCCGGAGTTACTGCCGAGAACCTCGTATTTACAGATACCGGCACCGTTCTCGAGTGGGCAGGTGAAACCGCGATCGAATCCAACAGTGAAACCTACGCGCGTACAGAGGATTACCTGGGTTACGGGCTTAACGTCTCTTACGATTTCACTGACAACCTGACTGTATCCGCGGACTACTCATTCTCTGAGACGACCCGTGACGAAAAGCAGATACTGCTGCGCACTCAGTCCGATAACAGCAACATCTTCGGGGATTCCACAGCTGCTGGATACCGTCCACTCGTTTACTGGGATATGGACTCCGAGATCCGTCAGTACACCATTACTGATTTTGACGTAAACGACCACAGCCTGTTCTCTGACGAATACCGCATTCGCGTCGATAACGATGTCGACCGGCGCAACAGTAACGAAGCTTTCCGCACCGACTTCGATCTGCGCCTGGATGGCAACTTCATCACTGCGGTTCGCGGTGGTCTCCGCTTCTCGGAACAGGAATATGTAGACCTGGGTAGCGCCCGCGACACCTACGAAATCGATCGCGGTGACGACGAGAGCGAAGCTGCGCTACTGGCAATCAACGAAGCCTGTGCAATCGCCTTCCCGGAAAGCGATTTCATGAACGCGGAGAGCGATGGCAGCCTCATAACCACCGTGGATGAGAACGGTAACGTCATCGGTCGCACCAGTGAGTGGGCCACTTTCGATACCAATTGTGTTGCGGACATGGTCCTCAATCATCTGGGTGAAAGCTTTGCCTACCCGGAACTGGACGAGAAAAGTGCCAATCTCACCGACGTGACTGAAACCACCACCGCCGCCTATGTGATGGCGGACTTCTTTAGCTCACTCGCGGGCACCCCGGTGCATGGCAATGTTGGCGTACGCGTGGTGCAGACTGAAGTGGAGTCTGTCGGTTACCGCATTCCCTACACTATCATCACCAATTCTGATGGCACCTACGCCATGGAAGAAGTTGAAGGTGCTGATCTCGAACGAGTGAGCGCCGGTGGTGATTACACCGAGTTCTTACCGAGCTTCAACCTGGTAGCCGATGTCAGAGATGATTTGCTGGTTCGCGGTGCTGTTTATCGCGGTCTGTCCCGTCCGGATCCCGCCGACCTCGGCTACAAGCGCGCATTCGACACTAACGGGTCGGACGACATCGTCGATGTTGCCGACCTGCTGGATGGTGTTAGCGGCGATGGCAATCCGAACATGAAGCCGCTGACCTCATGGAATTTCGACACTGCAATCGAGTGGTACCCGAACGACGACACCATGCTCGCATTTGGCGTTTACCACAAACGGTTCCAGGGTGGATTCGAAACCGCGCAGGTTACCGAAACTTTCGAGGTTGATGGCCAGACCATCCCGGCGCAGTTCAATATCACGCGTACCGATGAAGACACCAGTGCGCTGACCGGTTTCGAAATGACTGCAACCCATCGCTTCTCTTATCTGCCGGGCTACCTGAGCGGACTGGGCGCGAAGGCCAGCTACAACTATGCCGACTCTGACTTTGAATTTGAGGACAGCCTGTACGGCGACTCGGTTGTATTGAATGAAGCCGGTGAAGTAGTTTCTGAGAACATCGGCATCATCGCTCCCGGTAATATTCCCGGCTTCTCCGAGAATGTTTTCTCCGGCCAGCTGTACTATCAGATCGGTGATCTCGATACTAGCCTGATCTACAAGTATCGCAGCGAGTACTTCCAGCCCTACACCAGCAATGGCACCCGTCTGCGTTATGTCGGTGATGTCGGCGTGTGGGAAATGAAAGCTTCTTACCGTGTCAGCGATAATGTGAGAGTCAGCCTTGAAGCCATCAACCTGTTTGATGAGCCGAAAAAGCAGTACTTCTACACCCGCGACAACCTGGGTGAGTTGAATAGCTACGGACCGCGAGTATTCCTTGGTTTGAAAGCCAAGTTCTAA